A region from the Triticum aestivum cultivar Chinese Spring chromosome 3D, IWGSC CS RefSeq v2.1, whole genome shotgun sequence genome encodes:
- the LOC123074318 gene encoding non-specific lipid-transfer protein 1 has protein sequence MGIQASRALAALLLAALAAATPRGASAVVQCGQVTQLMAPCMPYLSGAPGMTPYGICCNSLGVLNQLAATTSDRIAACNCVKAAASGFPAVDFSRAAALPAACGLAINFAVTPNMDCNQVTDEP, from the exons atgggcaTCCAGGCGAGCCGCGCCCTCGCCGCGCTCCTCCTGGCGGCGCTGGCCGCCGCGACCCCGCGCGGCGCCTCGGCGGTGGTGCAGTGCGGCCAGGTGACGCAGCTGATGGCGCCCTGCATGCCGTACCTCAGCGGCGCCCCCGGGATGACGCCCTACGGCATCTGCTGCAACAGCCTCGGGGTGCTCAACCAGCTCGCCGCCACCACCTCCGACCGCATCGCCGCCTGCAACTGCGTCAAGGCGGCCGCCAGCGGCTTCCCGGCCGTCGACTTCAGCCGCGCCGCGGCGCTCCCTGCCGCCTGCGGGCTCGCCATCAACTTCGCCGTCACCCCCAACATGGACTGCAACCA GGTTACGGATGAACCCTGA